A portion of the Hyphomicrobiaceae bacterium genome contains these proteins:
- a CDS encoding helix-turn-helix transcriptional regulator, with amino-acid sequence MDVRRRLGLNLKKLREEQGFSQESFADHCGLHRTYISGIERGVRNPTVVILDRIAKALKVPPGQLLEEVKGSARKA; translated from the coding sequence ATGGACGTGCGCCGCCGGTTAGGACTCAATCTTAAGAAACTGCGAGAGGAGCAGGGCTTCTCGCAGGAGAGCTTTGCCGACCATTGCGGACTGCATCGGACCTACATCAGCGGCATCGAGCGTGGCGTCCGAAATCCGACCGTGGTCATCCTCGACAGGATCGCCAAGGCCTTGAAGGTGCCGCCCGGGCAGTTGCTGGAAGAGGTCAAGGGCAGCGCGCGGAAGGCCTGA
- a CDS encoding ATP-binding protein has protein sequence MNELPRLVEPTSQMPPARLPGMRLMAVEVLNWGTFDSLVWRLDLDGANALLTGEIGSGKSTLVDAITTLIVPAHKIAYNKAAGAEMRERDLRSYVLGYFKAERGEAGLSAKPKGLREAGKAFSVILGRFRNADFGEDVTLAQVFWFRQSTGQPERFFVVAPTSLSIKVHFSGFGSDPAALRKRLRKLKGVQIFDSFPGYGAAFRRLFGIAGEQALDLFLQTVSMKQVGDLTEFVRSHMLEPFPVEERITQMLAHFADLTAAHEAVLKARDQIGRLTPIVADCDRLAELDAAVKRLRSCRAALGSYFGGLKCDLLTKRLADIETNLDRLGERIAKLRVDVGEEEQARDAIRQAIFENGGNRIASLDQEIEGKRLAKGERRRRAEAYAQPARELGLEAPQDGDAFLANLSAVDRLTEELTASEADIQNREVEVLVPFRQLKETMAQLEAEIGSLKSRRSSIPSYILELRHRLCQSVGVDEATLPFAGELIEVRQEEAEWEGAAERVLRPFALSLLVPEAHYGAVAQWVEDTHLAGRLVYFKVPQSVPLNRDRGRRDALSEKLRIRDDSPLYAWLARQVDERFDHVCCDSLERFRREPKAITRAGQIRSGKGGERHEKDDRSRIDDRTRYVLGWSNEGKIAALEAEAGRLAAEGQSLAVKIEALRQERRTAGHRLCLARQVAAFRSFSDLDWSSIARDIERLEEERRQLAEGSDVLKTLRGQLAEAEERLALRRGKLEDAQREEARQRERHDRDTESRTAAAAALDSLPLAEREAVFPQVETLRSELLGETRLTIEGAEAREREMREALTNRIDGEDRRIRSMRDRITGAMSDYANAYPIETREVDTAPEAAGEYRQMLDALTSDDLPRFEARFKSLLNENTIREIAGFTAGLRREEHEIRERIGTINSSLYDIDYNPGRYIELEVERTADREILDFQQDLRKCTEGSLSGSDDTAYSEAKFIEVKRIMERFRGRKDLTEIDRRWTRKVTDVRNWFQFSASERYRADNAEHEHYSDSGGKSGGQKEKLAYTVLAASLAYQFGLDPKAERSRAFHFVMIDEAFGKGSDQSADYALKLFQSMGLQLLIATPLAKIHVIEPYVAAVGFVHNEDGRRSMLRNLTIEEYRAEQQRRAGAGG, from the coding sequence ATGAACGAATTGCCACGGCTCGTCGAACCGACCTCTCAGATGCCGCCAGCGCGGCTCCCCGGCATGCGGCTGATGGCGGTCGAGGTGCTCAACTGGGGGACGTTCGACTCCCTCGTCTGGCGACTCGATCTCGACGGCGCCAACGCATTGCTCACCGGCGAAATCGGCTCGGGCAAGTCGACGCTTGTTGATGCCATCACGACGCTGATCGTGCCGGCTCACAAGATTGCCTACAACAAGGCCGCCGGCGCCGAGATGCGCGAGCGCGATCTGAGATCCTACGTGCTTGGCTACTTCAAGGCTGAGCGAGGCGAGGCGGGGCTGTCGGCCAAGCCGAAGGGGTTGCGGGAGGCCGGCAAGGCCTTCTCCGTGATTCTCGGCCGGTTCCGCAACGCCGACTTTGGAGAGGACGTGACGCTGGCACAGGTCTTTTGGTTCCGGCAGTCGACAGGGCAACCGGAACGGTTCTTCGTCGTGGCACCCACCTCCCTCTCGATCAAGGTGCACTTTTCAGGTTTCGGCAGTGATCCGGCAGCATTGCGCAAGCGGCTGCGCAAGTTAAAGGGCGTCCAGATCTTCGACAGCTTTCCAGGCTACGGCGCGGCTTTCCGACGGTTGTTCGGGATTGCGGGCGAGCAGGCACTCGACCTCTTCCTGCAGACCGTCTCGATGAAGCAGGTCGGCGACCTCACCGAGTTCGTCCGCAGCCACATGCTGGAGCCGTTCCCCGTGGAGGAGCGGATCACGCAGATGCTCGCCCATTTCGCCGACCTGACTGCGGCGCACGAAGCGGTGCTCAAGGCGCGAGACCAGATCGGTCGGCTGACACCGATCGTCGCGGACTGTGACCGGCTGGCCGAGCTTGACGCCGCGGTCAAGCGGCTCCGGTCCTGCCGGGCGGCGCTCGGGTCCTATTTCGGCGGGTTGAAATGCGATCTCCTGACAAAGCGGCTTGCCGACATTGAGACCAACCTGGATCGGCTTGGCGAGCGCATCGCCAAGCTGAGGGTCGATGTGGGCGAGGAGGAGCAGGCTCGCGACGCCATCCGGCAGGCGATCTTTGAGAACGGAGGCAATCGCATTGCCAGCCTCGACCAGGAGATCGAGGGCAAGCGTTTGGCGAAGGGCGAGCGGCGGCGTCGCGCCGAGGCCTACGCCCAGCCGGCACGTGAACTCGGACTTGAGGCACCACAGGATGGCGACGCGTTCCTTGCCAACCTGTCGGCTGTTGATCGGCTGACCGAGGAGTTGACGGCCAGCGAGGCGGACATTCAGAACCGCGAGGTGGAGGTTCTCGTTCCCTTCAGGCAGCTGAAGGAGACTATGGCGCAACTCGAAGCTGAGATCGGGTCGCTAAAGAGCCGACGTTCCAGCATCCCCTCGTACATACTGGAGTTGCGCCACCGGCTATGCCAGTCCGTTGGCGTCGATGAAGCGACCCTCCCCTTCGCCGGCGAGTTGATCGAGGTGCGCCAGGAGGAGGCCGAGTGGGAGGGGGCCGCCGAGCGAGTGCTCAGGCCCTTCGCGCTATCGCTGCTGGTCCCCGAGGCGCATTATGGTGCTGTCGCTCAGTGGGTGGAGGACACGCATCTCGCCGGGCGGCTCGTCTACTTCAAGGTGCCCCAGTCGGTGCCGCTGAATCGCGACCGCGGCCGCCGCGACGCGCTCTCCGAGAAGCTGCGCATCCGCGACGACAGCCCGCTCTACGCCTGGCTCGCTCGTCAGGTCGACGAGCGGTTCGATCACGTCTGCTGCGACAGCCTCGAACGGTTCCGACGGGAACCGAAGGCCATCACGCGGGCCGGCCAGATCAGGAGCGGCAAGGGAGGCGAGCGGCATGAGAAGGATGACCGTTCGCGCATAGACGACCGCACGCGGTATGTGCTCGGCTGGTCCAATGAGGGCAAGATTGCCGCGCTCGAGGCCGAGGCAGGCCGCCTTGCCGCCGAGGGACAGTCACTGGCGGTAAAGATCGAGGCTCTGCGGCAGGAGCGACGCACGGCCGGTCACCGTCTCTGTCTCGCCCGCCAGGTCGCCGCCTTTCGCAGCTTCAGCGATCTCGACTGGTCCTCGATCGCGCGCGACATCGAGCGCCTTGAGGAGGAGCGGCGGCAGCTGGCTGAGGGCTCGGACGTGCTGAAGACGCTTCGCGGCCAACTCGCCGAAGCGGAGGAGCGACTCGCCCTGCGCCGAGGCAAACTAGAGGACGCACAACGCGAAGAGGCGAGGCAGCGCGAGCGCCACGATCGCGATACGGAAAGCCGGACTGCCGCAGCTGCCGCGCTCGACTCGCTGCCGCTGGCCGAGCGCGAAGCTGTGTTCCCTCAGGTCGAAACGCTGCGTAGTGAGCTCCTCGGCGAGACGCGTCTGACCATTGAGGGGGCGGAGGCGCGCGAGCGCGAAATGCGCGAGGCCCTGACCAATAGGATCGATGGCGAGGACAGACGCATCCGGAGTATGCGCGACAGAATCACGGGAGCGATGAGCGACTATGCCAACGCCTACCCGATCGAGACCCGTGAGGTCGATACCGCGCCGGAGGCCGCAGGCGAGTACCGGCAAATGCTCGACGCGCTCACCTCCGACGACCTGCCGCGTTTTGAGGCACGGTTCAAATCGCTTCTCAACGAGAACACCATCCGCGAGATCGCAGGCTTCACCGCCGGGCTGCGCCGCGAGGAACACGAGATCCGCGAGCGCATCGGTACGATCAACAGCTCGCTGTACGACATCGACTACAATCCGGGTCGCTATATCGAGCTTGAGGTCGAGCGGACGGCCGACCGGGAAATCCTCGATTTCCAGCAGGATTTGCGCAAATGCACCGAAGGCTCGCTGTCGGGTTCCGACGACACGGCCTACTCGGAGGCAAAGTTCATCGAGGTCAAGCGCATTATGGAGCGCTTTCGCGGCCGCAAGGACCTGACCGAAATCGATCGACGCTGGACGCGAAAAGTCACAGACGTGCGCAACTGGTTCCAATTCTCGGCGTCCGAGCGCTACCGGGCCGATAACGCCGAGCACGAGCACTATTCGGATTCGGGCGGCAAGTCGGGCGGCCAGAAGGAAAAGCTCGCCTACACAGTGCTTGCTGCCAGCCTCGCCTATCAGTTCGGCCTCGACCCCAAGGCCGAGCGTTCGCGCGCCTTTCATTTCGTGATGATCGACGAGGCGTTCGGCAAGGGCTCTGACCAGTCAGCCGACTATGCGTTGAAGCTCTTCCAGAGCATGGGTTTGCAGCTGCTGATCGCCACACCACTAGCGAAGATCCACGTGATCGAACCCTACGTTGCGGCCGTCGGCTTCGTCCACAACGAGGACGGCCGACGCTCGATGCTGCGCAACCTTACAATCGAGGAGTATCGGGCCGAGCAGCAGCGGCGCGCTGGAGCTGGCGGATGA
- a CDS encoding DUF4194 domain-containing protein, translated as MQESKTQTTDDLSIVLVHLMKGIIERDSAPQVWQALSERRSSVRDYVAVIGLDLEVDEAEGYAFLRQRASQEGEPELPRLVARRQLSYPVSLMLALLRKRLAEHDAASGEARLVLTTSEIVDFIRLFQPDTANEARLEDRVGRDIAKVVDLGFLKPLKGREETYEVRRILRSFVDAQWLSAFSERLAEYAAYGHRDDDTSSNVSHEGSR; from the coding sequence ATGCAAGAGAGCAAGACGCAGACGACCGACGACCTCTCGATAGTTCTCGTACACCTGATGAAGGGTATCATCGAGCGCGACAGCGCTCCGCAGGTTTGGCAGGCGCTGAGTGAGCGGCGATCAAGCGTGCGCGACTACGTCGCCGTCATCGGCCTCGATCTCGAGGTCGACGAGGCAGAGGGCTACGCGTTCCTGCGCCAGAGGGCATCGCAGGAGGGTGAACCGGAGCTGCCGAGGCTCGTTGCCCGCCGCCAGCTCAGCTATCCGGTCAGCCTGATGCTGGCGCTCCTCAGGAAGCGGCTTGCCGAGCATGATGCGGCAAGCGGCGAAGCACGTCTGGTGCTGACCACTTCGGAGATCGTCGATTTCATCCGGCTGTTCCAGCCCGACACTGCGAACGAGGCGCGGCTCGAGGACCGGGTCGGGCGCGACATCGCGAAGGTCGTCGACCTCGGCTTCCTGAAGCCGCTCAAGGGGCGTGAGGAAACCTACGAGGTGCGGCGCATCCTGCGCTCGTTCGTCGATGCGCAATGGCTTAGCGCCTTCAGCGAGCGCCTGGCTGAGTATGCCGCCTACGGCCATCGCGACGACGACACGTCCAGCAACGTCAGCCACGAGGGGAGCCGATGA
- a CDS encoding DUF2220 family protein has protein sequence MNWTTPADLEAQVQKLWDNGRLLRDVVEGPHGVARPEAEEITFPLKLRLRGPTPRELATRHDEARTWILALDDGSRTSLGYGYDIVWSETTNRLIGRNRTPRSIEVPTRADALALIGKVEEAERFLSLAQGILDSYPELEPWIARKPMAVLDESVAWPQILAVLAWLRANPRSGRYLREIDAPGVDTKFIEARKTLLAELLDLVLPDDAVDRSRSGIAEFEARYDLASKPALVRFRILDPDLAIQGLTDLTVRIDELARLDLGAERVLIVENEITGLAMPAISRTSVIFGLGYAVDLLANVPWLRSRDVVYWGDIDTHGFRILDRLRSILPHARSALMDPETLNAHQAHWTTEPAPTIAPLDNLTPTEASVYDDLRYDRLGRAVRLEQERIPLRQAAAILMSRS, from the coding sequence ATGAACTGGACCACGCCGGCGGATCTCGAAGCCCAGGTTCAGAAGCTGTGGGACAATGGCCGCCTACTCCGTGACGTCGTGGAAGGTCCTCACGGCGTAGCAAGGCCTGAGGCAGAGGAGATTACCTTTCCGCTGAAGCTGCGATTGCGTGGTCCAACCCCGCGCGAGCTTGCCACGCGCCACGACGAGGCGCGGACCTGGATCCTGGCGCTCGATGATGGCTCACGCACATCGCTCGGCTACGGCTACGACATTGTTTGGAGCGAGACGACGAACCGCCTAATCGGCCGCAATCGGACCCCCAGATCCATTGAGGTTCCAACGCGAGCCGATGCCCTGGCTCTGATTGGAAAGGTCGAGGAAGCAGAGCGTTTTTTAAGCCTGGCACAGGGTATACTCGACAGTTACCCGGAGTTGGAGCCGTGGATCGCGCGCAAGCCAATGGCCGTGCTGGATGAAAGCGTCGCATGGCCGCAAATCCTCGCGGTTCTCGCGTGGCTACGTGCCAATCCGCGCTCGGGTCGCTACCTTCGTGAGATCGACGCACCCGGCGTCGACACGAAATTCATCGAGGCCCGCAAGACTCTGCTGGCCGAACTGCTTGATCTTGTATTGCCAGACGATGCCGTCGACCGGTCAAGAAGTGGAATCGCCGAGTTTGAGGCCCGCTACGACCTCGCATCTAAGCCTGCCCTGGTGCGCTTTCGCATCCTTGATCCGGACCTGGCAATTCAAGGGCTCACCGACCTGACGGTCCGGATCGACGAACTCGCGCGTTTGGATCTGGGGGCAGAGCGCGTACTCATTGTTGAGAACGAGATCACAGGCTTGGCGATGCCTGCGATATCACGCACTTCCGTCATCTTTGGCCTCGGGTACGCAGTTGATCTCCTTGCCAACGTTCCGTGGCTTCGAAGCCGGGACGTGGTCTACTGGGGCGACATCGACACGCACGGATTCCGGATTCTCGACAGGCTCCGTTCCATCCTGCCGCATGCCCGATCCGCTCTCATGGATCCTGAAACTCTTAATGCACATCAGGCGCATTGGACGACCGAGCCCGCGCCCACCATCGCCCCCCTGGACAACCTCACGCCGACAGAGGCGAGCGTGTATGACGACCTTCGCTATGACCGTCTCGGCCGTGCAGTCCGGCTGGAGCAGGAGCGCATTCCACTGCGTCAGGCTGCGGCCATACTTATGAGCCGCTCGTAG
- a CDS encoding HigA family addiction module antitoxin: protein MVHRSAHPGDVLAEELKTLGVTPTELARQIAVPPNRISQIIHGKRAITGDTALRLAHWFGTDPRFWMDLQAQHEVRVAQEQAGDEIESLPTRIGLRADEKVKSSTKGGR, encoded by the coding sequence ATGGTGCATCGATCTGCTCATCCAGGGGATGTCCTGGCCGAAGAGCTGAAAACGCTTGGCGTGACGCCGACGGAACTGGCGCGCCAGATCGCCGTACCTCCCAATCGCATTTCTCAGATCATCCATGGCAAGCGCGCCATCACCGGGGATACTGCCCTGCGGCTTGCCCATTGGTTTGGAACCGATCCCCGCTTCTGGATGGACCTGCAGGCACAGCATGAGGTTCGCGTCGCCCAAGAACAGGCTGGCGACGAGATCGAGTCGTTACCAACTCGAATCGGTCTTCGAGCTGATGAAAAAGTCAAATCTTCAACTAAGGGGGGCCGTTGA
- a CDS encoding DUF3375 domain-containing protein: MDYRQLQSLRETHPAWRLMTAGNAAMIASFLQRAFVAPNVRTMNESVLAAKLEDFLFHLRRSEGEDAFPRDATSYLEDWASDRCGWLRRYYASGTDEPLYDLTPATELALGWLQSLGPRAFIGTESRLITILELLRQLVEGTETDAGSRIETLLRQRAEIDAEMARLREGHVDLLSPASVRDRFAEVVATARSLLSDFRAVEHNFRTLDREVREKIAVAEGSKGELLGGIFEARDAIAESDQGRSFTAFWDLLMSETRQEELETLLARVLSLEAVQKLEPDKRILKIHYDWIAAGEVTQRTVAELSGELRRYIDDKVWLENKRIMEILRGIEQSAIAVRMNLPQESLAAVDDLKPGIALTLDRPLFSPPLKPEIDGEVSVADGADIDADSLFDRVYVDKARLRGVIRRALQRSDEVALHEIVAAYPLEQGLAELVAYLSIATEEDGALIDDAVKETICWTDAEGLTREATMPRVIFARSRPRADVVSTG, encoded by the coding sequence ATGGATTACCGGCAGCTTCAGTCTTTGCGAGAGACGCATCCTGCCTGGCGGCTGATGACGGCCGGCAACGCGGCGATGATCGCGAGTTTCCTGCAGCGTGCGTTCGTCGCCCCGAACGTGCGCACCATGAACGAATCGGTGCTCGCGGCGAAACTCGAAGATTTCCTGTTCCATTTGCGCCGCTCTGAAGGTGAGGACGCCTTCCCGCGCGATGCGACAAGCTATCTGGAAGACTGGGCTTCCGATCGCTGCGGATGGCTACGCCGGTACTACGCGAGCGGGACAGATGAGCCGCTCTATGATCTCACGCCGGCGACGGAACTAGCGCTCGGGTGGCTGCAGAGCCTTGGGCCGCGCGCCTTCATCGGTACTGAGTCGCGGCTGATCACGATCTTGGAGCTCCTGCGCCAACTCGTCGAGGGCACCGAGACCGATGCCGGGTCGCGTATCGAGACGCTGCTACGCCAGCGGGCCGAGATCGATGCCGAGATGGCCCGGCTGCGCGAGGGACATGTCGACCTCCTGTCGCCGGCCAGTGTGCGCGACCGTTTCGCCGAAGTGGTCGCAACCGCCAGGAGCCTGCTTTCGGATTTCCGAGCCGTCGAGCACAATTTTCGCACCCTCGACCGGGAGGTTCGAGAGAAGATAGCTGTCGCCGAGGGCAGCAAAGGCGAGTTGCTCGGCGGTATCTTCGAGGCCCGCGACGCCATCGCCGAGAGCGATCAGGGCCGTAGCTTCACGGCGTTCTGGGATCTCCTCATGTCGGAGACGCGGCAGGAGGAGCTTGAGACCCTCTTGGCCAGAGTTCTCTCGTTGGAGGCCGTGCAGAAGCTCGAGCCCGACAAACGCATTCTCAAGATCCATTACGACTGGATCGCCGCCGGCGAGGTGACGCAGCGCACGGTGGCCGAGCTGTCAGGCGAACTGAGGCGCTATATCGACGACAAGGTCTGGCTGGAGAACAAGCGGATCATGGAGATCCTGCGCGGCATCGAGCAGTCGGCAATCGCCGTGCGGATGAACCTGCCGCAGGAGAGTCTCGCCGCAGTCGACGACCTCAAGCCCGGCATTGCGCTCACTCTCGACCGGCCCCTATTTTCGCCGCCGCTCAAGCCCGAGATCGATGGCGAGGTGTCAGTGGCCGACGGCGCAGATATTGACGCCGACAGCCTGTTCGACCGGGTCTATGTTGACAAAGCGAGGCTCAGGGGGGTGATCCGGCGCGCGCTGCAGCGCAGCGATGAGGTCGCACTGCACGAGATCGTGGCGGCCTATCCGCTGGAGCAGGGGTTGGCCGAACTCGTCGCCTACCTGTCCATCGCCACGGAGGAGGACGGCGCCCTTATCGACGATGCGGTCAAGGAGACAATCTGCTGGACGGACGCGGAAGGCCTTACCCGCGAGGCGACCATGCCGCGCGTGATCTTCGCACGCAGCCGACCTCGCGCAGATGTCGTGAGCACGGGGTAA